The Pseudomonas sp. PDM14 genomic interval GCGTCTGCAGGCGGCTCATATATGTTCTTCCTGTTCGTCGTAGTGGTGCATGACGGTTTGCATGTCCTTGTCGCCGCGGCCGGAGAGGTTGACCACCATCAGATGATCCTTGGGCAGGCTCGGTGCGCGCTTGAACACTTCGGCCAGGGCGTGAGAGCTTTCCAGCGCCGGGATGATGCCTTCCAGGCGGCAGCACTGGTGGAAGGCGGCGAGCGCTTCCTTGTCGGTGATCGAGGTGTACTCGACGCGGCCGATGTCGAACAACCAGGCGTGTTCGGGGCCGATGCCGGGGTAATCCAGGCCGGCGGAAATCGAGTGGGCGTCGGTGATCTGACCGTCGTCGTCCTGCAGCAGGTAGGTGCGGTTGCCGTGCAGCACGCCGGGGACGCCGCCGTTCAGGCTGGCCGCATGCTGGCCGGTCTCGACGCCGTGGCCGGCGGCTTCCACACCGATGATCTGCACGCTGGCGTCATCGAGGAACGGGTGGAACAGGCCCATGGCGTTGGAACCGCCGCCGATGCAGGCGACCAGCGAGTCCGGCAGGCGGCCTTCCTGGGCCTGCATCTGGTCGCGGGTTTCGCTGCCGATCACCGCCTGGAAGTCGCGCACCATCGCCGGGTACGGGTGCGGGCCGGCCACGGTGCCGATGATGTAGAAGGTGTCGTGGACGTTGGTCACCCAGTCGCGCAGGGCTTCGTTCATCGCGTCCTTGAGGGTGCCGGTGCCGGCGGTGACCGGAATCACCTTGGCGCCCAGCAGCTTCATGCGGAACACGTTGGCCTGCTGCCGATCGATGTCGGTGGTGCCCATGAAGATCACGCATTCCATGCCGAAACGCGCGGCCACGGTGGCGGTGGCCACGCCGTGCATGCCGGCGCCGGTCTCGGCGATGATGCGTTTCTTGCCCATGCGCTTGGCCAGGAGGATCTGGCCAATGCAGTTGTTGATCTTGTGCGCGCCGGTGTGGTTCAGCTCTTCGCGCTTGAGGTAGATCTTCGCCCCGCCGCAGTGCTCGGTCAGGCGCTCGGCGAAGTACAGCGGGCTCGGCCGGCCGACGTAGTCGCGCTGGAAGTAGGCCAGTTCCCTGGCGAATTCCGGGTCGGCCTTGGCCTTCTCGTATTCGGCGGCCAGGTCGTGGATCAGCGGCATCAGGGTTTCGGCAACGTACTGGCCGCCAAACGAGCCGAACAGGCCGTTGGCGTCAGGGCCGTTGCGGTAGGAATTCTGTGAACCAGGCATGGCAGGCATCCGTGGGGTAGTCAGACAATGGCGCCAGTTTACGGCGGCAAGGCGGGATGAAAAACCGATTATTGCGCGCGTAACTGTGAGTTTTGATCAATAATCAAATGATCTGGCGGACAAGGAGTGTACCGATGCGCATGGGCTGGTTGTGGATTTTTCCGGGTATTGGTGCCTTGATGCTGGCGCTGGCCATTGGTCTACTGCTGCTTCGCCTGGAGGCGCAGACGGTGATGGTCGCCGGGCAGGGTACGGTGGTGGATGTCAGCGGTGGCTGCCCTACCATTGAGTTTTCCACCGAGCGCGGCGAGGCCGTGCAATTCCGTGCCGGGGTCTGCAGCAACCCGCCGAGCTTCGATGTGGGTGAGTCGGTGGCGGTGCTCTACGAGCCGCTCAAGCCGGACCAGGCGCACCTCGACACGTTCATGGAGAACTGGTTTGCCAGCCTGGTGGTCGGTGGTATTGGCAGCGTGTTCCTGCTTCTCGGTTCGCTGTTCGTGCTGCCGCCGCTGCTGGCGCGTCGACGGGCCGCCGAGCTGCGTGTGAGCGGCACGCCGGTGTATGCCGAGCTGATGGAAGTGGCGCGCAACGAGGCGCTCAGCGTCAACGGCCGGCATCCTTGGAAGATCGTCGCGCAGTGGCATAACCCGGCGACGCAGAAGGTCCACCTGTTCTCCAGCGAGAACCTCTGGTTCGACCCCAGCCCTTACCTCAAGGATAAGCAGATGCGCGTACTGATTGACCCGCAAAAACCCAAGCGCTACAGCATGGATGTCAGCTTCCTGCCGCAGCTGGCCGACTGAGCATGAGCCAGGAGCTGCCCTCGCTCAATGCCCTGCACGCCTTCGAGGCGGCTGCGCGGTTGCTCAGCGTCAGCCGCGCGGCGGACGAGCTGCACGTCACCCACGGCGCGGTGAGCCGGCAGATCCGTGCGCTGGAGGAGCAGCTTGGCGTGGTGCTGTTCGTCAAGGATGGCCGCGGCCTCAAGCTCACCGACGCCGGTGTGCGCCTGCGCGATGCCGCCGGCGATGCCTTCGGCCGTCTGCGTGAGGTGTGCAGCGAGCTGAAACGGCAGACCCACGACGCGCCCTTCGTGCTGGCCTGCCCCGGCAGCCTGCTGGCGCGCTGGTTCATTCCGCGTCTGGACCGCCTCAACCGCGACCTGCCGGAGCTGCGCCTGCAGCTGTCCGCCAGCGAAGGCGAACTCGACCCACGGCGCCCCGGCGTGGACGCCACCCTGCTGTTCGCCGAGCCGCCGTGGCCGGCCGACATGCAGGTCTACGAACTTTCGGCCGAACGCATCGGCGCGGTGCTCAGCCCGCGCTATGCCCGGCATGCCGAATTGGCTGGGGCACCGGCCAGCGCGCTGCTCGGCGAACCGTTGCTGCACACCGTGTCGCGCCCGCAGGCCTGGCCGCAGTGGGCGGCAGCGTATGGCTTGCAGGTGGACAAGCTGCAGCAGGGGCAGGGCTTCGAGCATTTGTATTTCCTCCTCGAAGCGGCGGCTGCCGGCCTCGGCGTGGCCATCGCGCCGCAGCAGCTGGTGGTCGATGACCTGTCGGCCGGGCGCCTGGTTGCGCCCTGGGGCTTCGCCGAAACCTCGGCCCGCCTGGCGCTGTGGGTGCCGGCGCGGCGCCTGGATCGCCGTGCCGAACGCCTGGCCGAATGGCTGCGCAACGAGCTGAGCTAGAACGCTGCGGCCCAGCATTCTGCCGAGCTTCAGGAAGGCTTATGTGTCGTCGTAGGGTGGGCTTCGTGTCAGGCGCAGCTTTCGTGTGGCTTGTACGGACGCGGAGCGTCCTGAAATGCGTTCCCACGCGGAGCGTGGGAACGATCAGATCAGAAGTCGCCGCGCAGGGTCGGCATGTAGCTGCGTGGGGCGCCGAAGATGCTGCCGCGATCCTGGGCTGATACCGGCGGGAGTAACGGTGATCAGGTTTTCCCCTGTGCCTCAGAAGTCGTAGCGCAGGTCCAGCATGGCGTTGCGCGGCGCGCCGTAGTGGCCATAGCTCCCGGCCATACCGGCGTAGTACTTCTTGTCGAAAAGGTTGTTGATGTTCAACGTCGAGGTGAGGTGCTCGTTGATCTGGTAGCGGGCCATAAGGCCGGCGACGGCATAGTCGTCATCCTTCACCTTGGCGTTGTTGTAGCGGGAGAAGGTCAGCGATTTGCCAGAGTTCCAGTTGACGCCCCCGCCTACCGTCAGTTTTTCCCAATCCCCAGGAAGGCGATAGGTACTCCAGAGCCGGAAGGTGTCCATGGGTAATTGGGTGGTCAGGCGCTCTCCATCAGCGTTCTCAGTTCGGGTATGGGCGTAACCAGTCTGAACGTTCCAGCCCGGAGTGACCTCGCCTGCAATTTCGAGATCAAGGCCTTTGGTTTTAGCGCCGTCGACTGCTCGTGAGGCAGCGGCTCCAGTGGGTGTCGTTTGGCCCGGATCCAGCTCTGCAAAGTTGTCCCGCTCTACCCTGAACATGGCGGCATTGGCATTCAGGCGACCATTGAAGAATTCGCCTTTCCAGCCCAGTTCGTAGTTCTTGCCGACCACTGGATCGAGCACTTGGCCGTCCTTGTCCATGGCCGTTTGCGGCTTGAAGATGTCGGTGTAGCTGATATAGACGGACTGCTCAGGCGTCAGGTCGTAGACCAAGCCCGCGTAGGGGGTTACTTCACCGCTCGCGCGCATCTTGCTAGGGGTATGAGTTTTGGCTATCAGCGAGGTGAGGCTGGAGTCATAGCTGTAGTTCGAGGCCCGCGCGCCCAACAGCAGATGCAGCTCATCCGTGAGGTTGAAACGGTTGGCTATGTAATAGCCGCTTTGGCGGGTCTTGATATCGAATATCAAGGATGGTGTATAGGCTCCCCGGGCCAGTTGGTTGTCCCACGTGTAGAAGTTGAAACTTGCTATGCCGCCTGACAGGGAGTCGTGGTTGTTTTCGTATTCCGCGTAGCTGTAACCAAAGACAAGCTCGTGGGCGCGACCTAGCAGCTCGTAGGTGCCCTGCAGGTTCACGTCCGCCCCTTTCTGCACCTGGTGAGCCGAGATTTTCGCGCGCTCGGCGCTGGCCGCTCCGGTCGCCTGGTTCAGGTAGCTGAAGCCCGATGTGCTGCGGTACCAACCCAGGTCGGCATCACGATCAACATCCATGTAATTGGTAGCGACTTTGAGCGTCCAGTCATTACCCAGCTGCTGCTCCAGAGCGAAGGAGTAGTTCAGTGTTTCGAAGTCGTCGTACATCCAGCGCGCACCGGAGCTGGTGGATCGCGAAAAATCAGTTTGCTGACCATTTGTGTACAGCAGAGGAACACCAGCGGAGCCGGTCGATTTGTATTTCTGGTAGTCGATGCCAAAGCGCACAAGGGTGGTGTCGGTCAGGTCGGTTTCGATGACCCCGTAGGCAAGTTCGCGTTTCTGCCCGTACCAGTCCATGAAGCTCTGATTGTCCTGTTTGGCAGCGACCAGGCGACCGCGTACATCGCCGCTTTCGGTCAGCGGGCCAGAGACATCCGCTTCGCTGCGGTAGTTGTCCCACGAGCCAACGCTGCCTTGGATATAGGACTTGAATTCACGAGTGGGCTTCTTGCGGATCAGGTTGATCACACCGCCTGGCTCACCGGCTCCGGTCATCAATCCGGTGGCACCGCGGATAATTTCGACCCGGTCATACAGAACCATGTCCAGCAGGGTACTGGGCATGTTGCGCGTTTGGTTTTCTTGGCTGGTAGTGACGCCATCGAACTGGTACGTGTCGATGGCGCTGCCGCGGGAATAGATGTTGAAGCGCTCACCGCCATCTTGGGACATGGTGATGCCCGGGGTCTGGTTCAACACATCGGTCACACTGGCCAAGTGCTGATCGTCCATGCGCTGACGTGTCACGACGCTTATCGTCTGTGGTGTCTCACGGATCGACAGGTTCATCTTGGTGGCAGTGTTGGTAACGCCTGTGGTGTACGAACCAGTGCCCTCGGTCGTCGCGCCCAGGCCGGCCGCGTTGACGCTGGTGGCGCCCAGCTCCAGTGCGCTGCCGCCTTGCGGCTTGATCAGCACGTAACGTTTCTCCCCCGCCTGCTGCACCTGCAGCCCGCTGCCTTGCAACAGCCGGGCAAACCCTTGCTCCAGCTCGAAGCTGCCCTGCAGGCCGGGCGATTGCAGGCCGGCGGTCTCCTCGCTGCTGAAGCTTATGGTCACGCCGCTGGCGGCGGCGAACTGGCTGATCGCCGCGGCCAGGCTGCCGGCAGGAATGCTGTAGGCCAGCGGTTCGGCCCAGGCCGCGCTGGTGGCGAGAGCCGAGCCGCAGAGGCTCAGGGCCAGAGCGGCGTGACGGATGCTGCGGGCGAGCGGGGAAGGTCGGGTGGACATCAAGGGGCTCCTGTTGGGTTGGCATGGGCGTCGTCTGATGCGCGCGTGCAGGTGGAGCCGAAGCAGTGAGAAAAATCTGTTACCCCTGGCGCGAAAAAATCTCGCCGGGCTGAGCGACGAACGATCAGTGGCAGGCCGAGCGGCACGGCTGTGTAGAGTGGGGCAGCGACGCTGAGCGTCGATGCAGCACGCAATACGAATGGGTGTGCGCTGCGTAATCGAGCAGGCGATGTTTCGCCGCGTACGGAGCGTGGATTGCAGAGCGTGATGGTTTCGCGAGCACTTCCGCTAACCGTAGAGGCCACCCTAGGTGTGTTGCCTGGGCTCGATGCGCACCCAGTAGCGGGTCAGGCGGCGCAGCTGGATCGGCAGGGCGTCCTGCAGGCTGGCCAGGGCGGCTTCGCTGTCGTCGAGGTTGAAGGCGCCGGACAGACGCAGCTCGCCGACCTGCTCGGCACAGCCGAGGTAGCCGGGGCGATAGCGCGCGAGTTCGGCGACCACATCGGCCAGGCGCCAGTCCACGCTCACCAGCATGCCGCGGGTCCAGGCCTGGGCATCCGGGGCCATGGGTTGCAGCGCACCGCAGCGGTCGGCGGCAAAGCTCAGGCTCTGCCCGGCATCCACGCGCACCACCTGCTCGGGCGCCAGTTGCGGGCGCACTTGCACGGCATGTTCGCTGACCACCACGCGGCTCAGGCCGGGCTCCTGGCGCACACTGAAGCGGGTGCCGAGGGCGAGGATGCGGCCTTCGGCGGTCTGCACGCTGAGCGGGCGCGCATCCTTGCCGGTGTGGATGAGGACTTCGCCCTGGCGCAGGTGGATCAGGCGCTGCGTCGCGTCGAAGCGAATATCCACCCGCGTGTCGGTGTTGAGGTCGAGGCGGCTGCCATCGGCCAGGGTCAACTGCCGACGCTCGCCAACGCGGGTGGCGTAGTCGGCACTCAGCGGCGATACCCGATAGCCCTGCCAGCCGACGGCACCGGCACCAGCCAGCAGCACGAGCATCTTGATCGCGCTGCGCCGCTGCTGGCGCGCCTGCTCCAGGGTGACGCTGGCCAGCCCGGCAGGTGCACTGCCCAGGCGCTGCTGCAGTTGCTCGATACGCGCCCAGGCTTGCACATGCTGCGGGTCGGCGGCGAGCCAGGTCTGCCACTGGGCGCGCGTGAAGTCGTTGGCACTGCTGTCGTGCAGGCGCACGTACCAGTGCACAGCATCGTTGAGGACGGCCTTCATGCGTCGTCCAGCAGCAGGCAGTGCAGCAGTGCGCGAGCCAAGTGCTTGCGCACGGTGCTGACCGACACGCCGACGCGTTCGGCGGCCTTTTCGTAGCTGAGCCCGTCGAGCTGCACGGCGAGGAAGATCGCCCGTGTGCGCGGGCCCAGGCCGTCGAGCAGGCGGTCGATAGCCATCAGGCTGTCGAGGATCAGCACGCGGGTTTCGGCAGACGGCGCGTACAGCTCGGGACGCGCGGCCAGTGCGTCGAGGTAAGCCTGTTCCAGGCTGCGGCGGCGGTAGAGGTCGATCACCAGGCCGCGGGCGATGGTCGCCAGGTAGTGACGCGGCTCGCGCAGGGAGCCGGCAGTGCGCGCCAGCAGCACGCGAATGAACGTGTCCTGCGCCAGGTCGGCGGCATCGGCAGAGCAGTTCAGGCGCTGGCGCAGCCAGCCACGCAGCCAGCCGTGGTGCTGGCGATAGAGCGCATCCACCTGAGCGTGGGACGTATCGGGGTACAGCGTGGACATCCCGACTCCTGGAGACAAATTCGCGAATAAGAATTTGTCGCAATTCTACGGGTGCGGGTGGTCGGTTGGGAATGCTTGCGAAGGGCGCGGGTGAAAAACCGGCGGGCTTGCTCGTCGCAGGGTGGGTTTTAGCCCACCGATACGGGCTCAGAGTGGTGGGCTGAAGCCCACCCTACGAAGAGATTTTGATGGTTCCCACGCTCTGTGTGGACCCCCGCCGAATGGCGCTCCGCGTCATGCGCGGCAGATGAAGTCCGTGCGGGCAAACCGGACGCGGAGCGCGGGAACGATCGGATCAGAAGTCGCCGCGCAGGGTCAGCATGTAGCTGCGTGGGGCGCCGAACAGGTTGACCCGGTCGGTGCCGTCGGCGGCTACGTAGTACTTGCGGTCGAGCAGGTTTTCGCCAACCAGCGCGACCTGCCAGTTCTGGTCGAGCTTCCACGCCACGCGCGCATCCCAGATCGCCCGCCCGGCGGCGCCGTAGGTGTAGCCATCCCAGGTCTCGTTCTCGTAGCGCGACTGCGCGGAAACACCGGCGCCGACGGTCAGGCGGTTCCAGTCGCCCGGCAGGGTGTAGCTGGTCGACACCCGTGCCAGGTGCTTGGGCGTATCGCTGGAGACCGGGCCGCCACTGCTGCTGCTGCTGCGGGTCATGTTGTAGGTGTAGCCGGCCAGCATCTGCAGGCCCGGCAGCACTTCGCCGCTGACTTCCAGATCGACCCCCTTACTGCGCTGCACGGTGCCGTTGATGTAGCAGGTGTCCCACTCGTCGTTGTCCGGGCACAGTCCGCTGTTGGCGGTATCTTCCGCCATCACGTCTTCCTGCTTCACGTAGAACAGCGCCGCGGAGAGGTTCAGGCGTTTGTCGAACAGCTCGCCCTTGATACCGGTTTCGTAGTTGACGCCGACTGCGGGCTTGAGCGCCGCGCCGCTGACGTCACGGTAGCGGCTCTGCGGCTGGAAGATGTCGGCGTAGCTGGCGTACCAGGACCAGTTCTGGTCGATGTCGTAGATCAGGCCGGCAAATGGCGTGACCTGGCCGGTCTCCTTGGTGACGTAGTCGTCGATGTTGCTGTAGACCTGGCGCTTGTAGTCGAAGTCATAGTCGAACCAGCTGACCCGCGCGCCGAGGATCAGGCTCAGCGGCTCGGACAGGTGCAGGCGGGTGTTGGCGTAGAGGCCGTAGCGCTCGTCCACCAGGTCGGTGATCGAGGTCCAGGCCGGGCGCGCCGGTCTGGCGAAGGCGTGGTGGTTGACGTCGAACACGTCGACCGGCACGCGATCGGCCACCGAGAAGAAGATGTCGGCCATCTTGTCGTTCACGTTCTGCTGCGACCAGTTGGCGCCGATGGTGACCTGGTGAGTCAGGCCGAAGGCCTCGAAGCTGCCGTCGACGTGGCTGTCCACGCTCTTGCTGGTCACGTCGAGTTCGCGGAACTGCACGCCGCGGAAGGTCGAGCCGGCCTGCGTCACCGGGTTGATCGCGCCGCGGGCGTAGGCCAGGTCCTGCTCGAAGCCCCCGTCGGAATAGGTGAAGGAGGTGGTGCTGGTCCAGTCGTCGTTGAAGCGGTGGTCGAGTTCGACGAAGGCTTCGTTCATCTCCGTTTCATGGCGGTTCCAATCCTGCACCAGGGCGGTGGAGCGGGAGATGTCGAGGGACTGGCCGTTGCTGTAGCGCGGCAGGCCGAAGATCGAATAGCCGTCGATCCGGCCGGTCTGCCGGCGCAGGCTGAAGGTCAGCGTGGTGTCGTCGCTGAGGTCGCCTTCGACGATGCCGTAGAGCAGCGGGGTTTTCGATTTCTTCTGGTCGAGGTACGAGCCCTTGTCCTCGTAGGCGGCGACGAAGCGCCCGCGCAGGGTGCCGGCGTCGTTGAGCTTGCGGCTGCCATCCAGGTCCAGGCGATAGTTGTCCCAGGAGCCGACGCGGGTGCTGACCGAGAACTTCGGCTCGGCGGTGGGGCGCTTGCGCACCAGGTTGACTGCGCCGCCCGGATCGCCGGCGCCGACCAGCAGCCCCGCGGCCCCGCGTAGCACTTCGACACGGTCGTAGATCGCCATGTCCGGCGGCAGCCAGCCGGTCACTGTGTAGGCCTGCCCGGGCACGCCATCCATCAGGTAGCTTTCCTCGCCGAGCACGAAGCCGCGCGACTGGAACACGTGGGCGCCGTAGTTGCGCTGGCTGAAGGTGATGCCCGGAGTCTTGGCCATCACCTGCTCGAGGCTGGTGAGGTTCTTGTCGTCCATCACCTGGCGGGTCATCACGCTGACCGATTGCGGGGTTTCGCGAATGGATTGCGCGGTCTTGCCGATGGTCACGGCACCGGTGGTGTAGGAGCCCGTGCCTTCGGTGGTGCTGCCCAGGCCGGTGGCGTTGACGCTGGTGGCGCCGAGTTCGAGGGAGTCGCCGCTGTCGACCGCCACCTCCAGTGCGTAGTTGCCTTGGGCGTTGATGGCGCGCAGGCCGGTGCCGCTGAGCACGCGGCTGAAGCCTTCATCCACGGCGAAGCTGCCGTTGAGCCCGGCGCTGTGCTTGCCGGCGGTCAGGCGCGAGTCTGCCGAGAGCAGGATGCCGGCTTCGCTGGCGAAGCGGTTGAGCACCTGGTCGAGGTTTCCGGCGGGGATGGCGTAGCTGCGCACCTGTTCGCTGGCGGCAGGCGCGGCTTGGGCCTGCGGAGCGATCAGCAGCGGGCTGGCGGCCAGCAGGCCGGTGAACAGCGCGCGGCGAATGGAAAGGTGGAGCCGGGTACGGTGCGAAGTGGGCAGGTACGGCATTCTGGATGATCCTCTTGAGAATGCTTCTTGATTGATTTCAAGGGGTATCCCGAACGAGTCGGCAAAACCGACAAGGCCAGAGTGAAGTTTTTTGCGGGTGGCTTCTGGGCTGCTGTGGGCGTGGGTTGTCAGGTGCAGGTGTACAGCCGGTTGTTGATCGTTGTTGATCGTTCCCACGCTCTGCGTGGGAACGCATGCTGAGGACGCTCTGCGTCCGTAAGGTCCAGCGCTGGAGGATGGTCTGCGGCGCGGAGCGCTACGGGCGGCATTCCCACGCGGAGCGTGGGAACGATCAACGTAGCCATCACGCACGTCCGGATGGCTAAAAACGATGGATAGTCGCGCGCGCCGCCAGCCCTCCTACGCAAGGCGTGCGCGCGGGCCGACCGTGACCCAGTAGCGGGTCAGGCTGTGGACATCCACGGGCAGCGATTGCTGCAGGGCGGTCAGTACGCGGTCGGTGTCGGCCAGCGGAAACACCCCGGTCAGCGGCAGCTCGGCCACGGCCGGGTCGCAGCGCAGCACGCCAGGGCGGTGCCGCGCCAGCTCGGCGAGAAAGCGTCCCAGCGGCATGCGCTCGGCCACCAGGCGACCGTCGTTCCAGGCGATGGCGTTGGGGTCCGCGCGGCCGATTTTGCCCAGGCGCACGGCGGAGAACCAGCGTTGCTGCCCGGCCTGCAGGCGCGTGACGGGCGCGTGCCGCGGACGCAGTTCCAGCTCGCCCGCGAACAGGTCGACGCGGCTGCCGCCGTCGACCTGGTACACCGAGAAGCGCGTGCCCAGCGCCTGGATTTCACCGGCAGCGGTCTCGACGATCAGCGGCCGCCGGGCCGGGTCCTCCGCGCTGTCGAGCAGCAGCTCGCCATCGAGCAGGCGGATACGCCGCTCGTGGGCGCTGTAGCGGATGTCCACCGCGCTGGCGCTGTTCAGGCTCAGGCGGCTGCCATCCGTCAGGGTGTACTGCTGACGCTCGCCGGTACCGCTGCGCAGGTCGGCCAGCGCCTCGCGCCAGGGCAGCTGCGACTGCGCCAGGTAGCCCGTGCCGCCGATCAGCAGCAGGCTGCCGAGCAGCTTGAGCGTCTGCCGCCGTCGTGCGTCCGGCATGTCGCGCAGCACACGGCGGGCGGTGTCTGTCGGCACCGCGCCGAGGGTGCCCTGCAGGCGTTCCAGGCGTTGCCAGGCGCGGCTGTGCTCGGGGTTGGCCGCCTGCCATTCGGCGAAGCGGCGCTGCTGTTCGCCATTCAGCTCGCCGCCCCAGTGCAGCATCAGCCAGTGGCTGGCCTGCTCGACGATGGCGGGGGCAATTGGGGCGTCGGCGTGGTTCATTCGGCGTACAGCACCTGGTAGCAGGCGGTGATCGCGCGCTGCATGTACTTCTGCACCGAGCTGACGCTGACTTGCAGGCGCTCGGCGATCTGCGGGTAGGTCAGGCCCTCGAACTGCGACAGGAGGAAGGCCTCGCGCACCTTGGCCGGCATGGCGTCGAGCATGGCGTCGATCTGCAGCAGGGTCTCGATGATCATGGCGCGGGTTTCCAGCGAGGGCAGTTCCGGTTCCGGCAGCGCGGCGAAGCTGTCGAGGTAGGCCTGTTCGATGCGCTGGCGGCGCCACTGGTCGATGACCAGGTTGCGCGCGATCTGCGCCAGGTAGAGCCGGCCTTCGCCCAATGCCGGCAGGCGCCGGCTCACCAGCAGACGCAGGAAGGTGTCCTGGGCGATGTCGGCGGCGCGCTCGCGGTCGCCCAGGCGCTTGCGCAGCCAGCCCTGCAGCCAGCCGTGGTGGTCGCGATAGAGATCGTGCAGATCCTGCGGGGGCGGTACGTCGGGGAATGTCGTGGACATTCGCCCCTCCATGAACATGAGACGCAAATAAGAACGTGTCTCAAGTCTACGGGTGTGCGGCGGGATTGGGAATGGTTCGAAGGTAGAGGGCGTTTTGGTTTCGACGCCTTCTCAGCGCCTCGGGAACGGAGAGTAGGGTGGGCTTCAGCCCACCGATGAGATGAGGGAATGGTGGGCTGAAACGGAGCGCCGCCCGGCCCACCCTACGGTCGACCTGAAGCCTCGTGAGCCACGGACGCGGAACGTCCTCAGGTGCGTTCCCACGCAAAGCGTGGGAACGATCAATTGCGGCGTTCGGTGACGGCGGGGCTCAGAACTCGGGCGTGTACTTGACGCTGAACATCAGGTTGCGCGGGTCGCCGAAGTTGTTGCTGCCGTCCACGGCGGCGAAGCCGGGCAGGTAGTAGCGCTTGTCGAAGAGGTTGTTGGCGTTGAGCGCCAGGTCGATCTCCGGGGTCAGTTCGTAGCCCAGGCGCGCGCTCCACACGGTGAAGCCGGGTACGTCGAACTCACGGTCGAAACTGACGGTATGGCTCTGCGACGTGAAGCCGCCACCGACGCTGACGCGGTTCCAATCGCCCGGCAGCTGGTAGTCGGCCCACATGCGCAGCATGTGCTTGGGCGTCCACTGGCTGTAGATGCTGCCCTCGTTTTCCGGATCGTCGATGAACTTGGTGGTGTTGTAGGTGTAACCGGCGAACAGTTGCAGGTCGGTCAGCACTTCACCGCTGATCTCGGCTTCCAGGCCCTGGCTGCGCACCTTGCCGGAGGTCGTCGAGCAGTACCAGCCGTCACAGGCGTAACCCGAGGCTTCGTCAGTCACTGCACGGTTCTTTTGGTCGTAGCGGAACAGCGCCAGCGAGGTGTTGACCCGGCCGTCGAGCAGTTCGCCCTTGAGGCCCACTTCATAGTTGCTGCCGATCACCGGTTCGAGCATCTGCTGCTGCGCGGTGCGCCCGCTCTGCGGTTCGAACACGTCGGTGTAGCTGGCGTAGACCGCCCACTCGCGGGTCAGGTCGTAGACCAGGCCGACGTAGGGGGTGACCTCGCCGGTCTCGCTCATGCTGTCCTTGTAGTCGTCGTCGGGCAGCATGTAGGCGTAGTCGTACCAGCTCACACGGCCGCCGATGACGGCGGTCAGCGGTTCGGCCAGCTTCACCCGCCAGCTGCCGTACAGGCCCTTCTGGCGCACGTCGTAGGCGGCATTGGTGGCGCGGCCGCCTGGCGAGGCGAGGATGTCCGCCAGGGTCGGCTCGGGGCGGTGGTGGTCGATGTCGAAGATATTGCCGCCCGCCACGAAGCGCCGCGCGTAGAAGTCGTTCGAGGTGTACTTGGAGTAGTTGCCGCCGACGGTGATTTCCTGCTCCAGGGACAAGGCCTCGAACGTGCCGTTGAGGTACATGTCCAGGCCGAGCTTTTTCGACTCGAAGTTGGTGATCCAGTCGGCGAAGTTCAGGCCGCTGCCGTCAGCGGCGACATCACCGTGCATGCGCTGGTGGACCGAGTCGTTGTGCTCGTTCATGCGCAGGGCCGAGGCCTTGACGCGCCAGTTGTCGTCGAAGCGGTGTTCGAGGTCGAGGTAGACGGTGGTCTGCTCGATGTCGTTGCGGTTCCAGCTGGCGCCGCTGTAGGTCGAGCGCGAGAAGCCGATGTCGCTGCCGTCCGGGTAACGCGGCAGGCCGCGCACCATCGGCCGCGAGTCGAGGTCGGAGTTGCTCATGCCGATGCCCAGGGTGGTGTCCGGGCTGAGGTCGACGTCCAGCGAGCCGTACAGTGAGGTGGTCTTGCTCCACGCGTAGTCGGTGAAGGAGTGGCTGTCGTCCTGGTCGACCACCATGCGCCCGCGGATGCTGCCGCTGTCGTTCAGCGGGCCGCCGGCATCGGCCTGCAGGCCGTAGCGGTCCCACGAGCCGGCCTTGCCGGTAAGGCTGACGGTCGGCGCCATCTGACCGCGCTTGCGCACCAGGTTGATCGCCCCGCCGGGGCTGCCGGCGCCCTGCAGCAGGCCGGCGGCAC includes:
- a CDS encoding DUF3592 domain-containing protein — encoded protein: MRMGWLWIFPGIGALMLALAIGLLLLRLEAQTVMVAGQGTVVDVSGGCPTIEFSTERGEAVQFRAGVCSNPPSFDVGESVAVLYEPLKPDQAHLDTFMENWFASLVVGGIGSVFLLLGSLFVLPPLLARRRAAELRVSGTPVYAELMEVARNEALSVNGRHPWKIVAQWHNPATQKVHLFSSENLWFDPSPYLKDKQMRVLIDPQKPKRYSMDVSFLPQLAD
- a CDS encoding LysR family transcriptional regulator is translated as MSQELPSLNALHAFEAAARLLSVSRAADELHVTHGAVSRQIRALEEQLGVVLFVKDGRGLKLTDAGVRLRDAAGDAFGRLREVCSELKRQTHDAPFVLACPGSLLARWFIPRLDRLNRDLPELRLQLSASEGELDPRRPGVDATLLFAEPPWPADMQVYELSAERIGAVLSPRYARHAELAGAPASALLGEPLLHTVSRPQAWPQWAAAYGLQVDKLQQGQGFEHLYFLLEAAAAGLGVAIAPQQLVVDDLSAGRLVAPWGFAETSARLALWVPARRLDRRAERLAEWLRNELS
- a CDS encoding TonB-dependent siderophore receptor, which gives rise to MSTRPSPLARSIRHAALALSLCGSALATSAAWAEPLAYSIPAGSLAAAISQFAAASGVTISFSSEETAGLQSPGLQGSFELEQGFARLLQGSGLQVQQAGEKRYVLIKPQGGSALELGATSVNAAGLGATTEGTGSYTTGVTNTATKMNLSIRETPQTISVVTRQRMDDQHLASVTDVLNQTPGITMSQDGGERFNIYSRGSAIDTYQFDGVTTSQENQTRNMPSTLLDMVLYDRVEIIRGATGLMTGAGEPGGVINLIRKKPTREFKSYIQGSVGSWDNYRSEADVSGPLTESGDVRGRLVAAKQDNQSFMDWYGQKRELAYGVIETDLTDTTLVRFGIDYQKYKSTGSAGVPLLYTNGQQTDFSRSTSSGARWMYDDFETLNYSFALEQQLGNDWTLKVATNYMDVDRDADLGWYRSTSGFSYLNQATGAASAERAKISAHQVQKGADVNLQGTYELLGRAHELVFGYSYAEYENNHDSLSGGIASFNFYTWDNQLARGAYTPSLIFDIKTRQSGYYIANRFNLTDELHLLLGARASNYSYDSSLTSLIAKTHTPSKMRASGEVTPYAGLVYDLTPEQSVYISYTDIFKPQTAMDKDGQVLDPVVGKNYELGWKGEFFNGRLNANAAMFRVERDNFAELDPGQTTPTGAAASRAVDGAKTKGLDLEIAGEVTPGWNVQTGYAHTRTENADGERLTTQLPMDTFRLWSTYRLPGDWEKLTVGGGVNWNSGKSLTFSRYNNAKVKDDDYAVAGLMARYQINEHLTSTLNINNLFDKKYYAGMAGSYGHYGAPRNAMLDLRYDF
- the trpB gene encoding tryptophan synthase subunit beta; the encoded protein is MPGSQNSYRNGPDANGLFGSFGGQYVAETLMPLIHDLAAEYEKAKADPEFARELAYFQRDYVGRPSPLYFAERLTEHCGGAKIYLKREELNHTGAHKINNCIGQILLAKRMGKKRIIAETGAGMHGVATATVAARFGMECVIFMGTTDIDRQQANVFRMKLLGAKVIPVTAGTGTLKDAMNEALRDWVTNVHDTFYIIGTVAGPHPYPAMVRDFQAVIGSETRDQMQAQEGRLPDSLVACIGGGSNAMGLFHPFLDDASVQIIGVEAAGHGVETGQHAASLNGGVPGVLHGNRTYLLQDDDGQITDAHSISAGLDYPGIGPEHAWLFDIGRVEYTSITDKEALAAFHQCCRLEGIIPALESSHALAEVFKRAPSLPKDHLMVVNLSGRGDKDMQTVMHHYDEQEEHI